One genomic segment of Phycisphaerae bacterium includes these proteins:
- a CDS encoding MBL fold metallo-hydrolase, with the protein MQIKFHGAAGGEVTGSAYLVQTKNARVLVDGGMSQGGRAAAAKNRPPETARRGKLDAVVLTHAHLDHTGRLPLLAKLGYTGPVYATPATNQLTARILRDSARLQLQDAERDNRKRERAGEPLYTPEHAEAIIPRLKEVPYQKPVTVAPGIRACWAEAGHMLGSASIQLLVEEDGRTKNVVFSGDLGSKGAPILRDYEPFQQADKVVMESPYGDHDHRPFRETVEEFVGIVKHAVENDGKVLVPTFAVGRAQLLTLLMSWMFRKGKVKPFPVFLDSPMAIEATRIYTRHVELFDDDMRACMREGLVRDDLKTMKATESADDSKAVNGVKGPCLIMAGAGMCNAGRILHHLRQNLWKPETHVIIVGYQARGSLGRLLVEGEQFVGIHGEKIAVRAQIHTLGGFSAHAGQTDLLSWFSAIAPSKPRVIVAHGEDGPRKTLAKLIQQRHGLKPTMPAIGDVIEL; encoded by the coding sequence TTGCAGATCAAGTTTCACGGCGCGGCCGGCGGCGAAGTCACCGGTTCGGCGTACCTCGTACAAACGAAGAACGCACGGGTCCTGGTCGATGGTGGCATGTCCCAGGGTGGCCGCGCCGCCGCAGCCAAAAACCGTCCACCCGAGACCGCCCGTCGAGGCAAACTGGACGCAGTCGTTCTCACCCACGCTCATCTTGACCATACCGGGCGCCTGCCGCTGCTGGCCAAGCTGGGCTACACCGGCCCGGTCTACGCGACCCCGGCCACCAACCAATTGACCGCCCGGATCCTCCGCGATTCGGCGAGGCTGCAGCTCCAGGACGCCGAACGCGACAACCGGAAGCGCGAACGCGCCGGCGAACCGCTCTACACGCCCGAGCACGCCGAGGCGATCATCCCGCGACTCAAGGAGGTCCCCTATCAGAAACCGGTGACCGTCGCGCCGGGCATACGCGCGTGCTGGGCCGAGGCGGGCCACATGCTCGGCTCCGCCAGCATCCAGCTGCTTGTCGAGGAGGACGGTCGCACCAAGAACGTCGTATTCTCGGGAGACCTCGGGTCCAAGGGCGCACCCATTCTGCGTGACTACGAGCCTTTCCAGCAGGCAGACAAGGTGGTCATGGAATCGCCCTACGGCGACCATGACCACCGGCCGTTCCGCGAAACGGTGGAGGAGTTCGTCGGGATCGTGAAGCATGCTGTCGAGAACGACGGCAAGGTGCTGGTGCCCACTTTCGCCGTCGGGCGCGCCCAACTGCTCACTCTGCTGATGAGTTGGATGTTCCGAAAGGGCAAGGTCAAGCCCTTCCCGGTGTTCCTCGACAGCCCGATGGCGATCGAGGCGACGCGGATCTACACCCGCCACGTCGAGCTGTTCGACGACGACATGCGAGCCTGCATGCGCGAAGGCCTGGTACGCGACGACCTCAAGACCATGAAAGCTACTGAGTCGGCCGACGACTCCAAGGCGGTCAACGGCGTCAAGGGGCCCTGCCTGATCATGGCCGGTGCCGGCATGTGCAACGCGGGACGCATCCTGCACCACCTGCGACAGAATCTCTGGAAACCCGAGACCCACGTCATCATCGTGGGTTATCAGGCACGGGGCTCGCTGGGACGTCTGCTGGTCGAGGGCGAGCAATTCGTGGGTATTCACGGCGAGAAGATCGCCGTGCGGGCCCAGATCCACACGCTGGGCGGATTCAGCGCCCATGCCGGCCAGACCGACCTGCTGAGCTGGTTCAGCGCCATCGCCCCGTCAAAGCCGCGTGTGATCGTGGCTCACGGCGAAGACGGGCCGCGCAAGACCCTGGCCAAACTCATTCAGCAGCGACACGGCCTCAAACCGACCATGCCCGCGATTGGTGATGTCATCGAACTCTGA
- a CDS encoding efflux transporter outer membrane subunit, protein MPRYTREYRCGCALSIPLLTTLMIAGCRVGPNYTQPSPRLQQEWMDAGQPGIQRGPAELAKWWEGFNDPVLNDLVTRAYQNSPPLLAAAVRVLQAQAARGIAVGYLFPQRQEATGGYSWNQASENSGAVEQHQSKWASRISTLRALQAPLGTAVRNAVGDPSIDPSYSNWAVTGLSVGWELDIWSRFRHGIEAADAAVLASVATYDDVLVSLIAEVATNYVQVRTLEEQLDIVRQNCQIQKDSLAIVQQRREGGTATELDVAQAQTLLHDTEAQIPATEASIRQTRVALCVLLGMPPQDITQLLGEKHAIPAPPESIAVSVPAELLRRRPDIRRAERQLAAQNAYIGIAFADFYPSFSLAGDIGLSAEHFEDLWRGNSFQAFAGPSFRWAVLNYGRIENNVRVQDAAFQAAISDYEGLVLRAQGEVESAIAGLVGAQHQIAPLTGSTDAASRAVNVATQQYKGGIADYIRVLVAQQNLITEQSRLISTRGSAAQNMITLYRALGGGWELRQGNDLVPTEIKDQMRKRTNWGAMIDADRVP, encoded by the coding sequence ATGCCACGTTACACTCGAGAGTACCGATGCGGGTGCGCCCTGAGCATCCCCCTGTTGACGACCCTGATGATCGCGGGATGCCGGGTCGGCCCGAACTACACGCAACCGTCGCCGCGCCTCCAGCAGGAATGGATGGATGCAGGGCAGCCGGGCATACAGCGTGGACCGGCCGAACTCGCCAAATGGTGGGAAGGATTCAACGATCCCGTCCTCAACGACCTCGTGACCCGCGCGTATCAGAACAGCCCACCGCTGCTGGCCGCGGCCGTGCGCGTATTGCAGGCCCAGGCAGCACGGGGAATCGCGGTTGGCTATCTCTTCCCTCAACGTCAGGAGGCAACCGGGGGATACTCCTGGAACCAGGCCAGCGAGAACAGCGGCGCGGTGGAGCAACACCAGAGCAAGTGGGCGTCGAGGATAAGCACGCTCCGAGCCCTCCAGGCTCCGCTGGGTACCGCGGTCCGAAACGCGGTGGGTGATCCGAGCATCGACCCGTCTTATTCCAATTGGGCAGTCACCGGCCTTTCCGTCGGATGGGAGCTCGACATCTGGAGTCGCTTCCGTCACGGAATCGAGGCAGCCGACGCCGCCGTCCTGGCCTCGGTGGCAACTTATGACGATGTCCTGGTCAGCCTGATCGCCGAGGTAGCCACGAACTACGTCCAGGTCCGCACCCTGGAAGAGCAGTTGGATATCGTCCGCCAGAACTGCCAGATCCAGAAGGACAGCCTGGCCATCGTGCAACAGCGGCGCGAGGGTGGGACGGCCACCGAGCTAGATGTTGCACAAGCTCAAACGCTGCTTCATGACACCGAGGCCCAGATTCCCGCAACCGAGGCGAGCATTCGGCAAACGCGAGTCGCCTTGTGTGTGCTCCTGGGCATGCCGCCGCAGGACATCACCCAGTTGCTCGGCGAGAAGCATGCGATCCCCGCACCGCCGGAGTCCATCGCCGTGAGTGTCCCGGCCGAACTCCTGCGACGTCGGCCCGACATTCGACGCGCCGAGCGTCAGCTCGCAGCCCAGAACGCATACATCGGTATCGCCTTCGCGGACTTCTATCCGAGCTTCTCTCTCGCCGGCGACATCGGACTCTCCGCCGAGCATTTCGAGGACCTGTGGCGAGGCAACAGCTTCCAGGCCTTTGCCGGCCCCTCGTTCCGCTGGGCGGTTCTGAACTACGGGCGAATCGAAAACAACGTTCGGGTTCAGGACGCGGCATTCCAGGCCGCCATCAGCGACTACGAGGGACTGGTCCTTCGGGCCCAGGGGGAGGTGGAGAGCGCCATCGCCGGCCTTGTGGGTGCTCAGCATCAGATCGCGCCTCTGACCGGTAGCACCGACGCGGCGTCACGCGCCGTCAACGTCGCGACGCAGCAGTACAAAGGCGGCATCGCCGACTATATCCGCGTTTTGGTTGCCCAGCAGAATCTGATCACCGAGCAGTCTCGGTTGATCTCAACTCGCGGTTCCGCCGCACAGAACATGATCACGCTCTATCGCGCGTTGGGCGGCGGTTGGGAACTCCGCCAGGGCAACGATCTGGTACCGACCGAGATCAAGGACCAGATGCGCAAACGCACGAATTGGGGCGCAATGATCGACGCCGATCGCGTTCCATGA
- a CDS encoding DUF2092 domain-containing protein, whose translation MRGPNGGAAAGIRGPGGAAAGAVRGPYGGGAAGVRGPYGGAAGAAWGPGGYGVAGVRGPYGGRYVTNLPAGAIHYPWHGNDYWHSGWAWFTAGWVAGAVTYSVAYPPVGYYYPTLPPQYETVVINNTTYYESDNVYYQDGEQDGKKGYVVAESPVPPEESTQAKGPNPFEVLKGMCDYLAGLDKFSMVANTTRDEIRVSGDKVQVSERRAICVSRPDKVAIEVTGDNGARRMVYDGKTVSMLDRSKSLYTVVEVPNTIDAALDTLAVKYEVIVPLEDLMYKDLYDRVLTRITAGDYLGTATVNGLKCHHLAFVAGDSNWEFWIEAEGKPVLRKITIDYGQNETRSRYTADIAGWSGSPSFNERTFAFKLPENVKRFEMSPVNKGE comes from the coding sequence GTGAGAGGTCCAAACGGCGGTGCGGCCGCCGGCATCCGAGGGCCGGGTGGTGCGGCCGCGGGAGCCGTCCGGGGACCCTATGGCGGCGGCGCGGCCGGCGTCAGAGGACCTTACGGCGGCGCGGCCGGAGCGGCTTGGGGGCCAGGTGGCTACGGCGTCGCAGGCGTGCGAGGCCCGTACGGCGGACGCTACGTTACCAATCTCCCCGCAGGCGCCATTCACTACCCGTGGCATGGAAACGACTACTGGCACTCGGGCTGGGCCTGGTTCACCGCCGGCTGGGTCGCCGGAGCCGTCACTTACAGCGTGGCATATCCGCCGGTCGGGTATTACTACCCCACCCTGCCGCCTCAATACGAGACTGTCGTGATCAACAACACGACCTACTACGAGTCGGACAACGTCTACTATCAGGATGGCGAGCAGGACGGCAAAAAGGGCTACGTCGTTGCGGAATCCCCCGTGCCTCCCGAGGAGTCAACCCAGGCCAAAGGGCCGAATCCCTTCGAAGTTCTCAAGGGAATGTGTGATTACCTCGCCGGCCTCGACAAGTTCAGCATGGTCGCCAATACGACTCGCGATGAGATCCGCGTGTCCGGAGACAAGGTCCAGGTCTCGGAGCGGCGAGCCATCTGCGTGAGCCGACCGGATAAAGTGGCCATCGAAGTCACTGGCGACAACGGCGCCAGGCGAATGGTCTACGACGGCAAGACGGTCTCGATGCTTGATCGCTCCAAGAGCCTCTACACTGTCGTCGAGGTTCCCAACACGATCGACGCCGCGCTGGACACCCTCGCCGTCAAGTACGAGGTCATCGTCCCGCTCGAGGATCTGATGTACAAAGACCTCTACGACAGGGTATTGACCCGTATCACCGCGGGTGATTACCTCGGAACAGCGACCGTCAACGGCCTCAAGTGCCATCACCTGGCCTTCGTGGCCGGTGACTCGAATTGGGAGTTCTGGATCGAGGCCGAGGGCAAGCCGGTTCTTCGTAAGATCACCATCGACTACGGGCAAAACGAGACCCGATCGCGATATACGGCGGATATCGCCGGCTGGAGTGGCTCACCCTCGTTCAACGAGAGAACGTTCGCGTTCAAGTTGCCGGAGAACGTCAAACGCTTCGAGATGTCGCCCGTGAACAAAGGAGAGTAG
- a CDS encoding DUF2092 domain-containing protein, producing the protein MIQLRRLLSYGAMLGIASAAMSAGCATQETRVREIDPQADPIFKQMCETLDAAKTFCVRVQATIDRPVQTGQLAQFHRTSMITATRPDRLRAETDSDDGKWSVWYRGSALTILDKDANAYATEKVPGRIGEMLDYMVDNYDLVMPLADLLAGKTYDSLLADVDSGDYLGLHAVGETECHHLLFRQENIDWQIWIDAGKVPLPRKLLITYTQEADQPQYIATMDDWDLAPAVSEQTFIFAPPAGAESVPMSELVTDGEGAQP; encoded by the coding sequence ATGATCCAGTTACGACGACTTCTCTCATATGGCGCGATGCTCGGCATCGCCTCCGCGGCCATGTCGGCAGGCTGCGCGACTCAGGAAACGCGAGTACGCGAGATCGATCCGCAGGCAGACCCGATCTTCAAGCAGATGTGCGAGACCCTCGACGCGGCGAAGACATTCTGCGTTCGCGTCCAGGCGACGATCGACAGGCCCGTGCAGACCGGGCAGCTCGCTCAGTTCCACCGCACCAGCATGATCACCGCGACCCGACCCGACCGGCTGCGAGCGGAAACCGATTCCGACGACGGTAAGTGGTCCGTCTGGTACCGCGGCAGCGCGCTGACGATACTCGACAAGGACGCCAACGCCTATGCGACTGAAAAGGTGCCCGGCCGCATCGGCGAAATGCTCGACTACATGGTCGACAATTACGATCTGGTCATGCCGCTGGCCGACTTGCTGGCCGGCAAGACCTACGACTCGCTGCTGGCCGATGTCGACTCGGGAGACTACTTGGGCCTTCACGCCGTGGGTGAAACAGAGTGTCACCATCTCCTGTTTCGCCAGGAGAATATCGACTGGCAGATCTGGATCGACGCGGGCAAGGTGCCGCTTCCGCGAAAGCTGCTGATCACGTATACCCAGGAAGCCGACCAGCCGCAGTACATCGCCACGATGGACGATTGGGATCTCGCACCCGCCGTCTCGGAACAGACCTTCATCTTCGCCCCGCCTGCCGGGGCAGAGAGCGTTCCGATGTCGGAACTGGTTACTGATGGAGAAGGAGCACAGCCATGA